The following are from one region of the Gadus chalcogrammus isolate NIFS_2021 chromosome 19, NIFS_Gcha_1.0, whole genome shotgun sequence genome:
- the LOC130372754 gene encoding forkhead box protein M1-like isoform X1: MRRSPRRPLILKRRKLPFQLNDPPANVVPSKEPYGRPPPTPTPPPNGPFPTAIVFPDGIQVVSHPTRPDTQVVVIPKTADLQCVIGALTAKGKEHGPNGPNKFILLSGSSGGLENDSHFVHLSEGDGPPPQRITGGPPGNVKEEGVCLDIKPLTGLNPFNKDLDCSPLDDSLTNMQWLGRMSTDTEKSEGAKENYSLSQQESQETSDSMVVEVEGGGEAKATLSDRPPYSYMAMIQFAINSRPGRRMTLKEIYNWIEDHFPFFQQQTKPGWKNSIRHNLSLHDMFTRETSPDGKVSYWTIRPETDRCLTLDQVVKPGYEGTVTLVPASRSLVPRQEQTGMLSSSTRSVARGCVRRMKPLLPRSDSYLVPFQLPAATTTTTTSIFLPTSYSPQVQLRPAPQRTRDTPRANKRVRIAPKQVAHVDAPAVPLHPTAKEFKEEPACLSLTPRRAPRQGGGGGGSSRRKQRLVLPAHEEPVLLFQDSSFFDSGVASDASGLQDTQPELSFKTPVKGGSSSSLLASSTPSKPAGWEPWKVTPLGKGTQRAMLDFSPIRTPSGPLHTPRHTPQQQQQQQQQHLPLQDYSSFSFSFNGTSFTELPLFSSPRELLTACGRDASPVGAGRSLEGLMLDTMNDSLSKVLVDISFSGLEDEDLGTANISWSEFIPQML; the protein is encoded by the exons ATGAGACGAAGTCCAAGGAGACCCCTGATCCTCAAACGGAGGAAGCTACCTTTCCAACTGAACGACCCCCCGGCTAATGTGGTCCCGTCGAAGGAACCCTATGGacgaccaccaccaacacctacACCACCCCCCAATGGGCCCTTCCCAACGGCCATCGTCTTCCCGGATGGCATCCAAGTCGTTTCCCACCCCACCAGGCCCGACACCCAGGTGGTGGTCATCCCAAAAACAGCCGATTTACAGTGCGTCATCGGAGCTCTGACGGCCAAGGGCAAAGAGCATGGGCCCAACGGACCCAACAAATTCATCCTCCTGAGTGGAAGCAGCGGTGGGCTGGAGAACGACTCGCATTTTGTGCACTTATCTGAGGGAGATGGTCCGCCACCACAGAGAATAACTGGAGGACCACCGGGTAacgtgaaggaggagggggtttgCCTGGACATTAAACCCCTCACCGGATTGAACCCAT TCAACAAGGACCTGGACTGCAGTCCGCTTGACGACAGTCTCACCAACATGCAGTGGCTGGGCAGGATGAGCACGGACACAGAGAAGAGTGAGGGGGCGAAGGAGAACTACAGCCTTTCCCAGCAGGAGTCACAGGAG ACCTCCGACAGCATGGTGGTCgaggtggaggggggcggggaggcgAAGGCCACCCTGTCGGACCGACCTCCCTACTCCTACATGGCCATGATCCAGTTTGCAATCAACAGCCGGCCCGGCCGCAGAATGACCCTGAAGGAGATCTACAACTGGATCGAGGACCACTTCCCCTTCTTCCAGCAGCAGACCAAGCCCGGCTGGAAG AACTCCATCCGCCACAACCTGTCCCTGCACGATATGTTCACGCGCGAGACCTCGCCGGACGGCAAGGTGTCCTACTGGACCATCCGGCCCGAGACCGACCGTTGCCTGACCCTGGATCAGGTGGTCAAG CCCGGCTATGAGGGGACGGTCACTCTGGTCCCGGCTTCCCGGTCCCTTGTCCCACGCCAG GAGCAGACGGGGATGTTGTCGTCTTCCACAAGGAGTGTGGCTCGTGGCTGTG TGAGGAGGATGAAGCCGCTCCTTCCCCGCAGCGACTCCTACCTGGTCCCCTTCCAGCtgcccgccgccaccaccaccaccaccacctccatcttcCTGCCCACCTCCTACTCCCCCCAGGTCCAGCTCCGGCCAGCCCCCCAGCGTACCCGGGACACCCCCCGGGCCAATAAGAGAGTGAGGATCGCCCCTAAG CAGGTGGCGCACGTCGACGCCCCGGCCGTGCCGCTGCACCCCACCGCCAAGGAGTTCAAGGAGGAGCCGGCGTGCCTGTCGCTGACGCCCCGAAGGGCCCCGCGtcaaggaggtggtggaggaggcagcTCGCGGCGCAAGCAGCGTCTGGTGCTCCCCGCGCACGAGGAGcccgtcctcctcttccaggaCAGCTCCTTCTTCGACTCGGGCGTGGCCTCGGACGCCTCGGGACTCCAGGACACGCAGCCGGAGCTCTCCTTCAAAACCCCCGTCAagggcggcagcagcagcagcctcctggCCTCCTCCACACCCAGTAAGCCGGCCGGATGGGAGCCCTGGAAGGTGACCCCGCTGGGGAAGGGCACGCAGCGGGCCATGCTGGACTTCAGCCCCATCCGCACGCCAAGCGGGCCCCTGCACACGCCACGGCACacgccccagcagcagcagcagcagcagcagcagcaccttcCCCTACAGGATTACTCCAGCTTCAGCTTCAGCTTCAACGGCACGTCCTTCACGGAGCTGCCGCTGTTCAGCTCGCCGCGGGAGCTGCTGACGGCGTGCGGGCGAGACGCGTCTCCCGTGGGGGCCGGCCGCTCGCTGGAGGGCCTCATGCTGGACACCATGAACGACAGCCTGAGCAAGGTGCTGGTAGACATCAGCTTCTCCGGCCTAGAGGACGAGGACTTGGGCACGGCCAACATCAGCTGGTCCGAGTTCATTCCCCAAATGTTGTAG
- the LOC130372754 gene encoding forkhead box protein M1-like isoform X2: MRRSPRRPLILKRRKLPFQLNDPPANVVPSKEPYGRPPPTPTPPPNGPFPTAIVFPDGIQVVSHPTRPDTQVVVIPKTADLQCVIGALTAKGKEHGPNGPNKFILLSGSSGGLENDSHFVHLSEGDGPPPQRITGGPPGNVKEEGVCLDIKPLTGLNPFNKDLDCSPLDDSLTNMQWLGRMSTDTEKSEGAKENYSLSQQESQETSDSMVVEVEGGGEAKATLSDRPPYSYMAMIQFAINSRPGRRMTLKEIYNWIEDHFPFFQQQTKPGWKNSIRHNLSLHDMFTRETSPDGKVSYWTIRPETDRCLTLDQVVKPGYEGTVTLVPASRSLVPRQEQTGMLSSSTRSVARGCVRRMKPLLPRSDSYLVPFQLPAATTTTTTSIFLPTSYSPQVQLRPAPQRTRDTPRANKRVRIAPKVAHVDAPAVPLHPTAKEFKEEPACLSLTPRRAPRQGGGGGGSSRRKQRLVLPAHEEPVLLFQDSSFFDSGVASDASGLQDTQPELSFKTPVKGGSSSSLLASSTPSKPAGWEPWKVTPLGKGTQRAMLDFSPIRTPSGPLHTPRHTPQQQQQQQQQHLPLQDYSSFSFSFNGTSFTELPLFSSPRELLTACGRDASPVGAGRSLEGLMLDTMNDSLSKVLVDISFSGLEDEDLGTANISWSEFIPQML, encoded by the exons ATGAGACGAAGTCCAAGGAGACCCCTGATCCTCAAACGGAGGAAGCTACCTTTCCAACTGAACGACCCCCCGGCTAATGTGGTCCCGTCGAAGGAACCCTATGGacgaccaccaccaacacctacACCACCCCCCAATGGGCCCTTCCCAACGGCCATCGTCTTCCCGGATGGCATCCAAGTCGTTTCCCACCCCACCAGGCCCGACACCCAGGTGGTGGTCATCCCAAAAACAGCCGATTTACAGTGCGTCATCGGAGCTCTGACGGCCAAGGGCAAAGAGCATGGGCCCAACGGACCCAACAAATTCATCCTCCTGAGTGGAAGCAGCGGTGGGCTGGAGAACGACTCGCATTTTGTGCACTTATCTGAGGGAGATGGTCCGCCACCACAGAGAATAACTGGAGGACCACCGGGTAacgtgaaggaggagggggtttgCCTGGACATTAAACCCCTCACCGGATTGAACCCAT TCAACAAGGACCTGGACTGCAGTCCGCTTGACGACAGTCTCACCAACATGCAGTGGCTGGGCAGGATGAGCACGGACACAGAGAAGAGTGAGGGGGCGAAGGAGAACTACAGCCTTTCCCAGCAGGAGTCACAGGAG ACCTCCGACAGCATGGTGGTCgaggtggaggggggcggggaggcgAAGGCCACCCTGTCGGACCGACCTCCCTACTCCTACATGGCCATGATCCAGTTTGCAATCAACAGCCGGCCCGGCCGCAGAATGACCCTGAAGGAGATCTACAACTGGATCGAGGACCACTTCCCCTTCTTCCAGCAGCAGACCAAGCCCGGCTGGAAG AACTCCATCCGCCACAACCTGTCCCTGCACGATATGTTCACGCGCGAGACCTCGCCGGACGGCAAGGTGTCCTACTGGACCATCCGGCCCGAGACCGACCGTTGCCTGACCCTGGATCAGGTGGTCAAG CCCGGCTATGAGGGGACGGTCACTCTGGTCCCGGCTTCCCGGTCCCTTGTCCCACGCCAG GAGCAGACGGGGATGTTGTCGTCTTCCACAAGGAGTGTGGCTCGTGGCTGTG TGAGGAGGATGAAGCCGCTCCTTCCCCGCAGCGACTCCTACCTGGTCCCCTTCCAGCtgcccgccgccaccaccaccaccaccacctccatcttcCTGCCCACCTCCTACTCCCCCCAGGTCCAGCTCCGGCCAGCCCCCCAGCGTACCCGGGACACCCCCCGGGCCAATAAGAGAGTGAGGATCGCCCCTAAG GTGGCGCACGTCGACGCCCCGGCCGTGCCGCTGCACCCCACCGCCAAGGAGTTCAAGGAGGAGCCGGCGTGCCTGTCGCTGACGCCCCGAAGGGCCCCGCGtcaaggaggtggtggaggaggcagcTCGCGGCGCAAGCAGCGTCTGGTGCTCCCCGCGCACGAGGAGcccgtcctcctcttccaggaCAGCTCCTTCTTCGACTCGGGCGTGGCCTCGGACGCCTCGGGACTCCAGGACACGCAGCCGGAGCTCTCCTTCAAAACCCCCGTCAagggcggcagcagcagcagcctcctggCCTCCTCCACACCCAGTAAGCCGGCCGGATGGGAGCCCTGGAAGGTGACCCCGCTGGGGAAGGGCACGCAGCGGGCCATGCTGGACTTCAGCCCCATCCGCACGCCAAGCGGGCCCCTGCACACGCCACGGCACacgccccagcagcagcagcagcagcagcagcagcaccttcCCCTACAGGATTACTCCAGCTTCAGCTTCAGCTTCAACGGCACGTCCTTCACGGAGCTGCCGCTGTTCAGCTCGCCGCGGGAGCTGCTGACGGCGTGCGGGCGAGACGCGTCTCCCGTGGGGGCCGGCCGCTCGCTGGAGGGCCTCATGCTGGACACCATGAACGACAGCCTGAGCAAGGTGCTGGTAGACATCAGCTTCTCCGGCCTAGAGGACGAGGACTTGGGCACGGCCAACATCAGCTGGTCCGAGTTCATTCCCCAAATGTTGTAG